A genomic region of Polypterus senegalus isolate Bchr_013 chromosome 17, ASM1683550v1, whole genome shotgun sequence contains the following coding sequences:
- the xylt2 gene encoding xylosyltransferase 2 — MVASVRVQKLVRRYKLAIAAALAILLIQGLVVWSLRSLEEGEQGEGKPGRSKLPGHNKDMKDIVSWERKSGLSIRKRSRWKPGVQQPGGTRASSLDVERLQKRPTNRYRAMQGHGGTAEGMPYDPSSSRNFTDLRGESRFLGSQHGETGSVEGAPQSSSDFVPKCKITGKDALSALNRASSRQCRQEIANIVCLHQADQLMPKSVPQFCQQLGLSSPVIQWDDVDLDVSSVDNPVRVAFMLVVHGRAIRQLKRLLKAIYHRDHYYYIHVDKRSNYLHREVLQIAKQYPNIKVTPWRMVTIWGGASLLKTYLQSMKDLLDMKEWKWDYFINLSATDFPTRTNEELVAFLSKYRDKNYLKSHGRENARFIKKQGLDRLFHECDSHMWRLGERRIPLGLDMSGGSDWFALTRLFVEYVVESQDELVSSLKQFYTYALLPAESFFHTVLGNSHMCETLVDNNLRVTNWNRKLGCKCQYKHIVDWCGCSPNDFKPADLVRIQQLTRPTFFARKFESTVNQEAIDILDSHLYGNFPPSTPALKAYWENVFEKEDGVNALKDATLTAYCSFFRLGVHKAQSRRDLQDVCRFEPIGYPTAVHLYFFSDRFQGYLVMQEVQNVRTNRRETLEVWAMPDANLKLESSLREFERLRNLEVGTEWDPKERIFRNFGSVLGPLDEPVAIQKWARGPNLTATIVWIDPIQVVATSYDINVDSEAEFTQYKPPLQRPLRPGTWTVRMLRFWEPIAETRFLVMPLAFRGRQPLRKDEDSWVHAGPPGNVYMEQTFEQLRGVLKLPPNDAPWQQAQRNAQLVGKQLQDWVDRSVGAFWLTNDMCATTPTSCPSLRLCAQTEWSSLSPDPKSELGAVKPNGRIR, encoded by the exons ATGGTGGCGAGTGTCAGGGTACAGAAACTGGTCCGCCGCTACAAACTGGCCATCGCCGCCGCGTTAGCCATCCTCCTCATCCAAGGCTTGGTGGTATGGAGTCTCCGGAGTCTGGAAGAAGGGGAGCAGGGCGAG GGTAAACCGGGGCGGTCAAAGCTGCCCGGTCACAATAAAGACATGAAGGACATCGTCAGCTGGGAAAGGAAGAGCGGGCTCTCCATCCGCAAGCGCAGTCGCTGGAAACCCGGGGTCCAGCAGCCGGGGGGCACCCGCGCCAGCTCCTTGGACGTGGAGCGCCTGCAGAAACGGCCCACAAACCGCTACCGAGCCATGCAGGGGCACGGCGGGACCGCCGAGGGCATGCCTTACGACCCCTCCAGCAGCCGCAATTTTACCGACCTGAGGGGGGAGAGCCGCTTCCTGGGGTCTCAGCACGGCGAGACGGGGAGCGTCGAGGGGGCCCCTCAGTCCTCCAGTGACTTTGTGCCCAAGTGTAAGATCACGGGCAAGGATGCCCTGTCTGCCTTAAACCGGGCCAGCTCCAGGCAGTGCCGCCAGGAGATCGCCAACATTGTCTGCCTTCACCAAGCCGACCAGCTGATGCCCAAGTCGGTGCCCCAGTTCTGCCAGCAGCTGG GTCTTTCTAGCCCGGTCATCCAGTGGGACGATGTTGACCTGGACGTCAGCTCGGTGGACAATCCCGTGAGGGTGGCCTTTATGTTGGTGGTCCACGGCCGCGCCATCCGGCAGCTGAAAAGGCTCCTGAAAGCCATCTATCACAGAGACCACTATTACTACATCCACGTCGATAAG CGCTCCAATTACTTACACAGAGAAGTCCTGCAGATTGCCAAGCAGTACCCCAATATTAAAGTGACCCCCTGGCGCATGGTGACCATCTGGGGTGGAGCGAGTCTGCTGAAGACTTACCTGCAGAGTATGAAGGACCTGCTGGACATGAAGGAGTGGAAGTGGGATTACTTCATCAACCTCAGCGCCACCGACTTCCCTACCAG aacaaatgaagAGCTTGTGGCATTTCTGTCAAAGTACCGAGACAAGAACTACCTGAAGTCTCATGGACGAGAAAATGCGAG GTTCATTAAAAAGCAGGGCCTCGACCGCCTCTTCCACGAGTGCGACTCCCACATGTGGAGACTGGGAGAGCGGCGCATCCCCCTGGGCCTGGACATGTCGGGGGGCTCCGACTGGTTTGCTCTCACCAGGCTGTTTGTGGAGTATGTGGTGGAGTCGCAGGACGAGCTGGTGAGCAGCCTGAAGCAGTTCTACACGTACGCGCTGCTGCCCGCCGAG TCCTTCTTCCACACCGTGCTGGGCAACAGTCACATGTGTGAGACGCTGGTGGACAACAACCTGCGGGTGACCAACTGGAATCGCAAGCTGGGCTGCAAGTGCCAGTACAAGCACATCGTGGACTGGTGCGGCTGCTCGCCCAACGACTTTAAGCCGGCTGATCTCGTCCGCATTCAG CAGTTGACCAGACCCACGTTTTTCGCACGGAAGTTTGAATCGACGGTGAACCAGGAAGCGATTGACATCCTCGATTCCCACCTGTATGGAAACTTCCCTCCCAGCACTCCGGCACTGAAGGCCTACTGGGAGAACGTCTTTGAGAAGGAGGACGGCGTGAACGCCCTGAAGGACGCGACGCTGACGGCTTACTGCTCCTTCTTCAGGCTCGGGGTACACAAAGCGCAGTCGAGACGGGACCTCCAAGACGTGTGCAG GTTTGAGCCCATTGGCTACCCCACTGCTGTCCACCTGTACTTCTTCAGCGATCGTTTCCAGGGTTACCTCGTTATGCAGGAAGTTCAGAACGTGAGAACCAATCGGCGGGAGACCTTGGAAGTCTGGGCCATGCCAGATGCCAACCTGAAGTTGGAGAGCAGCTTGAGGGAGTTTGAGCGACTCAGGAACTTGGAG gttgGGACAGAATGGGACCCCAAAGAGAGGATTTTCCGGAACTTTGGCAGTGTCCTGGGCCCCCTGGACGAGCCAGTCGCGATCCAGAAGTGGGCGCGGGGCCCCAATCTGACGGCCACCATCGTGTGGATTGACCCCATCCAAGTGGTGGCCACCTCGTATGACATCAATGTGGATTCCGAAGCGGAGTTCACGCAGTACAAGCCCCCGCTGCAGCGCCCCCTACGGCCTGGCACTTGGACCGTCCGCATGCTGCGCTTTTGGGAGCCCATCGCCGAGACGCGCTTCCTGGTGATGCCGCTTGCATTCAGGGGACGTCAGCCTCTGCGCAAGG ATGAGGACAGCTGGGTGCACGCCGGCCCCCCTGGGAATGTGTACATGGAGCAGACCTTCGAGCAGCTGAGGGGCGTTTTAAAATTGCCCCCCAACGATGCCCCTTGGCAGCAGGCGCAGCGCAACGCACAGCTGGTGGGAAAGCAGCTGCAGGACTGGGTGGACAGAAGCGTGGGGGCCTTCTGGTTGACTAATGACATGTGTGCCACCACCCCGACGTCCTGCCCCTCGCTAAGACTGTGTGCCCAGACAGAGTGGAGCTCCTTGTCGCCCGATCCCAAATCGGAACTGGGGGCCGTTAAGCCCAACGGCAGGATCAGGTAG